The following are encoded together in the Lathyrus oleraceus cultivar Zhongwan6 chromosome 3, CAAS_Psat_ZW6_1.0, whole genome shotgun sequence genome:
- the LOC127130985 gene encoding uncharacterized protein LOC127130985, protein MNEVRAAVQVVGSGFLDTARRVAGAIGNVLTPGFDTALPIVQQAGEEALKIASPAFFEASRKAQEALQSSGVDTQPVFTAAKTVADAAQQTTKVIEGAKPIASFEPNPAKPRQSSSCKIPNLTNLQRKEMKVKPVNLTEQSYADYSYVGQCLESGNSPRISSRIQIGQSSQIQLKALAEKMQAVHKGSERVEQERTASENDGSISSGFRKVLKSFLDFVEADVKSLTALYNSKHSTNNTLNPCS, encoded by the exons ATGAATGAAGTCAGAGCTGCT GTTCAGGTGGTAGGTTCTGGTTTTTTGGACACAGCACGGCGTGTTGCTGGAGCTATTGGGAATGTTTTGACGCCTGGCTTCGATACGGCGTTGCCAATTGTGCAGCAGGCTGGTGAAGAGGCTCTGAAAATTGCTTCACCAGCTTTCTTTGAGGCTTCCAGGAAGGCTCAAGAAGCACTTCAAAGTTCTGGTGTTGATACCCAACCTGTTTTCACTGCTGCTAAGACAGTGGCAGATGCTGCACAACAAACAACCAAAGTGATTGAAGGTGCCAAGCCAATAGCCTCATTTGAACCAAATCCTGCAAAACCAAGACAATCCAGCAGCTGCAA AATTCCAAACTTGACAAACCTGCAGCGGAAAGAAATGAAGGTTAAGCCTGTCAATCTAACAGAGCAGTCTTATGCAG ACTATTCTTATGTTGGGCAATGCCTTGAATCAGGGAACAGCCCGAGGATCAGCAGTAGGATTCAAATTGGACAGTCTTCTCAA ATCCAACTAAAAGCATTAGCTGAAAAGATGCAAGCTGTGCATAAAGGTTCAGAGAGGGTTGAGCAAGAACGCACTGCTTCTGAAAATGATGGTTCTATATCTTCAGGATTTCGCAAGGTGTTGAAGAGttttcttgattttgtcgaagCTGATGTGAAGTCACTTACAGCATTGTATAACAGCAAACACAGTACCAATAACACACTTAACCCGTGTTCATAA